The sequence ACCCCATCAGTGTTCATTGTGCAAGAAGTGCTTTGGCTGTAAGGGTAATCTTAACAAGCATTTAATGACCCACACGGGAGAAAGGCCCTATAAGTGCACCGTCTGCCTGACAGCTTTTACGGATCCAACAAACCTGAGACAACACAAGCGGATTCACACTGGGGAACGATActttaaatgtaaatattgTGAGGAGTCTTTTATGTACAAGGCTACTCTTGACAAGCATACACGGGTTCACACACACCCAAATGTTGCGCGTCATGACATAGTTAAGCGTGCCAGTATTCCCTCAGAGAAGAAAATATTCAAGTGTTCAACCTGCCCTATGACTTTTCCCAAGAAGTCTTATCTTGATCGTCACTTTAAGACCCACACGGGAGAACGACCGTTCAAGTGTGATCATTGTGAAAAAGCCTTTTTGGTCCGCGGAAACCTCGTTAAACATATTAGGATCCACACGGGGGAACGACCCTTTAAGTGTACAATCTGCAATTCATCTTTTGCGGATGGATCGAATCTAAACCAACACATGCGAATTCACAAACAGGATAAAAGGTTTAAGTGTGATCAATGCGATAAGTCTTTCCTGGATAACGCTCACCTCAAGAAACATGCATGGAGTCACAGAAGTCTACCGTTTAAATGTGACCATTGCAATAAGTCTTTTCCGTTTAAGGATCGTCTTGAGAGACATGCTCAGAATTACAAACAGACTGACCAGGGGTGCATAAGAAAGCGCCTCATTGACTACTATAAGATTAAAAAGGTCAAATGTCCCCTCTGCCCGAAATCCTTTCCGTTTCAATCAGTCCTCAACGTCCACCTCAGGCGCCACACTGGAGAAAAACCGTATAAATGTAGTTATTGCAAAAAGGGCTTCGCGGATACCGGTAGTCTTCATAATCACTTAAGGATCCACACGGGGGAAAAGCCCTTCAAGTGCGCCATCTGTGAGAAAGCTTTTTCGGATATATCAAACCTATACCATCACAGAAAGGTCCACGCGAAAAATAGATCTGCTAAATAGGATGATTGCGaaagttctttttttaataaggGACGTCTTGAGGGACACATTGGAACCCATGCGGGGGAATACCCTTCAGGTGTCCACAATTCCTGGCATTTTTTGTGAATTTAGCAAACACACCCTAGTAAATAAGGGAAAACACATTCCCAAAGGCATATAAACCCCCATATGACAACGATATAATATTACCATTTATAAGTAGTAGTTTTAACTTTTGAATTCATTTCAAATCcgcttttgtttttgtctAAAAACCTGCATGTTtagctttaaaactaattCTCATTAAATCTAAGGTGTAATTACATCAAAATACAttcttatttaaaaaatacgcgtcttttaaaaataattttaaaaatcgaTAACCGACGACACAACATATGTTCGTGCGCCTAACAGCACACTGTAAAGGGAAACCGGGCGATTATAGCAGCTGCGTTCTTAACAAAATGATGAGAATGTAAAAGATATTTTCTATAAATACTATTTACCCGCTCCAATGTTCTCAAAATAATGCCATAGGTAAGTCTATTTGTTTTGCCATAGCTGTTTCTGAATCCAGCTTGATATATTTCAGAATTATGGAGGAACTATGTCGAGTTTGCCTTGGACTCTCCGAAAACATGGTAAACATTTTCGAAGGATCAGGAAGTATTGGGATTTCCATAGGACGCATGATATCTGAAGTCACTGGTTATGGGCTAGAAAAAGGAGACTCATTTCCAGATTTCATTTGCCCGTCCTGCCTGGAAGATGCCCAAAACGCATTCGATATTATAAAAACCTACGAGCGCAGCTACAGGATCTTTTGTGAAGCTAAGGATGCGATCCTGGAGGACGATGTACCTGAGGAAGAAGTCAGCCTGGAATCAGACAGGGATAGTGATAGATTGTTTATTGCCGAGGAGGCACCCAAGGATAATGACCGAGTCAAGAAAGCGCCCTTAGAAAAAGGAAGTGATCAATCCAATCAACAAAGAAAAAGTAATAGAATTGAAGATGCCCACTCCAATAATAATACTAACGATGGTGTTCCCTCAAAGACCAAGGGGCCTGTGAAAAAAGGATCCAAAAAACGTGATAAGAAAGCCGATGATACATCAGGAGATGAAAGTGATCAATCTGATGATCAGATAAATCACAATGACACTGGAAAGAAAGATAGCGCTCGATCAGAGAAGGGCAATAAGTGTTCCTATTGTCAAAGAATATTCGCGCATCCATCATTGCTCAAGAGACACATCCGCATTCACACAGGGGAACGACCGTTCAAGTGTTCACACTGCACGAAGTCCTTTCGGCAGAATGGTAATCttacgttgcatttaaggacTCATACGGGGGAAAAACCCTTTAAGTGCACAACCTGCCTGTCAGCATTTTCGAGTCAAAGTAGACTCACAGAACACAAAAGAATTCACACGGGGGAAAACCCCTTCAAGTGCACAATCTGCAAGAAAGCTTTTTCGAATGTATCAAACCTCAACCAACACAAAAAAGTCCACTCGAAAGAACGACCCTTTCAGTGCGAGTCTTGTGAAATGTCATTTGTTGATATCGAACATCTAAGGCG is a genomic window of Drosophila suzukii chromosome 2L, CBGP_Dsuzu_IsoJpt1.0, whole genome shotgun sequence containing:
- the LOC108021665 gene encoding zinc finger protein Paris-like; this encodes MEELCRVCLGLSENMVNIFEGSGSIGISIGRMISEVTGYGLEKGDSFPDFICPSCLEDAQNAFDIIKTYERSYRIFCEAKDAILEDDVPEEEVSLESDRDSDRLFIAEEAPKDNDRVKKAPLEKGSDQSNQQRKSNRIEDAHSNNNTNDGVPSKTKGPVKKGSKKRDKKADDTSGDESDQSDDQINHNDTGKKDSARSEKGNKCSYCQRIFAHPSLLKRHIRIHTGERPFKCSHCTKSFRQNGNLTLHLRTHTGEKPFKCTTCLSAFSSQSRLTEHKRIHTGENPFKCTICKKAFSNVSNLNQHKKVHSKERPFQCESCEMSFVDIEHLRRHTRTHTGEKPYKCPHCQTHFRNSANLIRHRKVHLKKQP
- the LOC139352536 gene encoding zinc finger protein 431-like, yielding MVNILNIKTTMREICRVCQRKSASLANIFEGRQDRGVPIAHMISEVTGSTLEKGDALPEFICPPCLQDAQNAFDIIKTYERSYKIFCEAKEAILEDDLSEEEVCLISDSESERSFYVKVNGHAKEETLNGTEVYEISESECDQSEQQSQADAIEDDDAIENDDAIEDDDANNNVFDSAESKFQGLVKNESIEHVKKAYDTSGDESDQEYFKNEDSDDSDYVVKGVRSKQKNNKCPYCQKTFRCHAALMEHKRIHTGERPFKCHICQQSFRIKLQLTRHILKHTGERPYKCSQCPKDFRDRCGLSHHIKTHSGNKPHQCSLCKKCFGCKGNLNKHLMTHTGERPYKCTVCLTAFTDPTNLRQHKRIHTGERYFKCKYCEESFMYKATLDKHTRVHTHPNVARHDIVKRASIPSEKKIFKCSTCPMTFPKKSYLDRHFKTHTGERPFKCDHCEKAFLVRGNLVKHIRIHTGERPFKCTICNSSFADGSNLNQHMRIHKQDKRFKCDQCDKSFLDNAHLKKHAWSHRSLPFKCDHCNKSFPFKDRLERHAQNYKQTDQGCIRKRLIDYYKIKKVKCPLCPKSFPFQSVLNVHLRRHTGEKPYKCSYCKKGFADTGSLHNHLRIHTGEKPFKCAICEKAFSDISNLYHHRKVHAKNRSAK